One stretch of Punica granatum isolate Tunisia-2019 chromosome 5, ASM765513v2, whole genome shotgun sequence DNA includes these proteins:
- the LOC116208942 gene encoding uncharacterized protein LOC116208942: protein MVLRDRVVDEFYDDQYCDLCETTRNPEHGVCYYCDECRCAAHIDCVIPKVDLEQHKLAEDLMLRKLDEEIASVEAEMEAVKKKLKVLMTKLEGVKKREMR, encoded by the exons ATGGTGCTCCGCGATAGAGTTGTTGATGAATTTTATGACGACCAATACTGCGACCTATGCGAGACAACTAGGAACCCAGAACACGGTGTTTGTTATTACTGCGACGAATGCAGGTGTGCTGCTCATATCGACTGTGTCATCCCCAAG GTAGATCTCGAGCAACACAAACTCGCGGAGGACCTTATGCTCAGGAAATTGGATGAAGAAATTGCTAGTGTAGAAGCAGAGATGGAGGCAGTGAAGAAAAAGCTGAAGGTACTGATGACAAAACTGGAGGGagttaaaaaaagagaaatgagATAG